The following coding sequences are from one bacterium SCSIO 12741 window:
- a CDS encoding N-acetyltransferase, with amino-acid sequence MNQGYQIRLAEEGDADGILDIYRPFVLNNAVTFENEVPTSAEIAQRVKVVLQKHLWLVCLWKGKVIAYVYTATFRQRIAYQWVAESSIYLHEDFRGRGIGRILYHALIALSTMQGYKRLYGVMTAPNAGSKALHESLGFESFATFKDAGFKLGSWHSTEWFELVLDESRSEPEEIRAIQGILKTEVGQEILEMAEETLNLYDR; translated from the coding sequence ATGAATCAGGGTTATCAAATACGTTTGGCAGAAGAGGGTGATGCCGATGGTATTTTGGACATTTACCGTCCATTTGTTCTCAACAATGCCGTAACCTTTGAAAACGAGGTTCCTACTTCGGCCGAAATAGCCCAAAGGGTTAAAGTTGTCCTGCAAAAGCACCTTTGGTTGGTTTGTCTGTGGAAAGGTAAGGTGATTGCCTATGTTTACACGGCAACTTTTCGGCAGCGTATAGCTTATCAATGGGTGGCTGAAAGTTCCATCTACTTACACGAAGATTTTCGTGGTAGAGGCATTGGTCGGATATTGTACCATGCTCTGATTGCCTTATCTACGATGCAGGGATACAAGCGTTTATACGGCGTTATGACCGCGCCCAATGCTGGAAGTAAAGCTCTTCACGAAAGTCTTGGTTTTGAATCTTTTGCCACCTTCAAAGATGCTGGTTTTAAGCTGGGTTCCTGGCATAGCACCGAATGGTTTGAGCTGGTACTGGATGAGAGCCGAAGTGAACCCGAAGAGATTCGAGCGATTCAAGGCATTCTTAAAACAGAGGTTGGCCAAGAGATTCTCGAAATGGCTGAGGAAACCCTAAACCTATATGATCGATGA
- a CDS encoding aminotransferase class V-fold PLP-dependent enzyme, translating to MKTQKDKFSLDAGVTYLNNAYFAPSLIRCQEVGKHSIERIGNPWQIGKDDFFEPVRMLREKFSEFIGNSDPDRIALIPSASYGLSNAAAQIKLKPSENVVVADGQFPSNIYPWMRITQEAGAELRKVAAPEGINKGENWNQALLDAIDEHTRVVSVAPLMWSDGTLFDLKALRDKSRKNDALLIVDGSQWIGAQPFSIAEIQPDALITAGYKWLLGPYGLGLAYYGEYFDKGIPIEDNWITRKGSDDFRNLINYSGELRPKGQRYSVGEHASLIHLPMLAESLSQVMEWGVDQLSAYTSEMAEQAVELLSDLGNFEDQKYWASHLFGFTLPDHIDPDQLKARLDDQRVYISMRGRALRLSINVFNDRDDLLKLRDALAAEF from the coding sequence ATGAAAACACAAAAAGATAAATTCTCCTTAGATGCCGGTGTCACTTACCTGAACAATGCCTATTTCGCCCCTTCGCTAATTCGCTGCCAAGAGGTGGGGAAGCATTCCATTGAGCGCATCGGTAATCCCTGGCAAATAGGGAAGGACGATTTCTTTGAACCTGTTCGGATGCTTCGGGAGAAGTTTTCGGAGTTTATTGGTAATTCCGATCCGGATCGAATTGCTCTTATTCCTTCCGCTTCCTATGGCTTGTCTAATGCAGCGGCTCAAATCAAATTGAAGCCATCGGAGAACGTAGTAGTGGCTGATGGTCAGTTTCCCAGCAACATCTATCCCTGGATGCGTATTACCCAGGAGGCCGGTGCGGAACTCCGCAAGGTAGCAGCGCCTGAAGGAATTAACAAGGGAGAGAATTGGAACCAGGCATTGCTCGATGCCATTGATGAACATACCCGTGTGGTTTCGGTGGCACCTTTAATGTGGTCCGACGGTACATTGTTTGACTTAAAAGCACTTCGAGACAAATCGCGTAAAAACGATGCGTTATTGATTGTGGATGGATCTCAATGGATTGGGGCTCAACCTTTTTCCATAGCCGAAATTCAACCCGATGCTCTGATAACGGCGGGTTACAAGTGGTTGCTTGGTCCTTACGGATTAGGATTGGCCTACTACGGTGAGTATTTTGATAAAGGAATCCCGATTGAGGACAATTGGATTACCAGAAAGGGGTCTGATGACTTTAGAAATTTGATCAATTACAGCGGGGAACTTCGTCCCAAAGGACAGCGTTATTCGGTTGGTGAGCATGCTTCGTTGATTCATCTTCCCATGTTGGCCGAATCTTTAAGCCAGGTGATGGAGTGGGGTGTTGATCAGCTTTCCGCTTATACCTCAGAAATGGCTGAACAGGCGGTTGAACTCTTGTCCGATCTGGGGAATTTTGAAGATCAGAAATACTGGGCCAGCCATCTCTTTGGCTTTACCTTACCCGATCATATCGATCCGGATCAACTCAAGGCTCGTCTGGATGACCAACGTGTTTATATCTCCATGCGAGGCCGTGCACTGAGGTTGTCTATTAATGTATTTAACGACCGAGATGATTTGCTTAAACTCAGAGATGCCCTTGCGGCTGAATTCTGA
- a CDS encoding tetratricopeptide repeat protein, which translates to MTQADQYYLQAKEDYPYNLEESLENLERALRMEEGHPGALYLMGRLRYEQLQDSQGAEDYYRRALQENPDYWLVGYHLARLLIRQGRFHQGEQWVSKTLSHPESRKDWLYQLRALINEKKRAYDQALHWLREAQLETTDSDYLESLQSDAERIQEKMLLVKKVKYVCV; encoded by the coding sequence ATGACACAAGCAGATCAATATTATTTACAGGCCAAAGAGGATTACCCCTACAATTTGGAAGAATCGCTGGAAAACCTTGAACGAGCCTTAAGGATGGAAGAGGGGCATCCTGGAGCTTTGTACCTTATGGGACGCTTGAGGTATGAACAACTTCAGGATTCTCAGGGAGCGGAAGATTATTACCGCAGAGCCTTGCAGGAAAACCCCGATTATTGGTTGGTAGGTTATCACCTTGCCCGGTTATTGATTAGGCAAGGTCGTTTTCATCAGGGGGAGCAATGGGTGAGTAAAACATTGAGCCACCCCGAGTCACGCAAAGATTGGCTGTATCAACTCCGTGCTTTAATAAATGAAAAGAAACGAGCCTACGATCAAGCCTTGCACTGGCTGAGGGAGGCACAACTTGAAACCACAGATTCCGATTATTTAGAATCACTGCAAAGCGATGCAGAGCGGATTCAAGAGAAAATGCTTCTGGTAAAAAAGGTGAAATATGTATGCGTATGA
- a CDS encoding DinB family protein, whose protein sequence is MMTVAKPKEGTYNPYFTRYIDLVDENDLMTALENNRVETLNFFSQISDEQGLHRYAEGKWSIKELFQHLIDTERIFANRALRFARKDSISLPGYDHDAFVPESRADRRSMAEMCTEFDLVRQGTLAMYRSFDDDMMAGTGNANGADLTVVAIGYLTAGHGKHHQRIIRERYLTA, encoded by the coding sequence ATGATGACTGTAGCTAAACCTAAAGAAGGGACCTATAATCCATACTTTACCAGATATATTGATTTGGTAGACGAGAACGATTTGATGACAGCTTTGGAAAATAACCGAGTTGAAACCTTGAACTTCTTTTCCCAAATCTCTGATGAGCAAGGACTACATCGTTATGCTGAAGGAAAATGGTCGATCAAAGAACTCTTTCAGCATTTGATTGATACCGAGCGGATTTTTGCCAATCGGGCATTGCGATTTGCTCGTAAGGACAGTATTTCCCTGCCGGGATACGATCACGATGCCTTTGTTCCAGAATCCCGTGCTGACCGGCGAAGTATGGCTGAAATGTGTACCGAATTTGACTTAGTACGTCAAGGCACATTGGCCATGTACCGCAGTTTTGATGACGATATGATGGCCGGAACGGGCAATGCCAACGGGGCAGACTTAACCGTGGTAGCCATTGGATATTTGACCGCAGGCCATGGTAAGCATCACCAAAGAATTATTCGGGAAAGGTACTTGACCGCTTAA
- a CDS encoding efflux RND transporter periplasmic adaptor subunit has protein sequence MKTLKSLYILVLSISVLSCQYQGHDHGHDHEEEHGHEHGTHSDVIFLTEQQFETMEMKVDTLPIRNLQSYVQANGRLEVPPQNEAAVTAIIGANIFSIQVIEGDPVKKGQVLAYLSHPDLIRMQTDYVGHWNQLNYLEKEYNRQKRLYDEKVGSGKDFQKTQADYQSKKGLVKGFEAQLRQMGLDIERLRQSDIYEQVPVISPIDGHIRLVEVKTGQYVQAHEEMFEIVNIEHIHADLMVFEKDMHLVKEGQKVKIKLESYEGLELDATIYSVGKAFEEDPKAIHLHADIENKQGHLIPGTYVSGRILVDDNPSLALPEEALVREGDKYYLFMAKYQKERWAFKAIEVKTGITDAGWTEVKLYKPLKPGTQIALNNAYYLLADWKKEEAEHSH, from the coding sequence ATGAAAACATTGAAATCACTATATATTCTCGTTCTGAGCATTTCCGTTCTTTCCTGCCAATATCAGGGGCATGATCATGGCCATGATCATGAAGAGGAACACGGCCATGAACACGGTACGCATTCAGATGTAATTTTCCTCACTGAGCAGCAATTTGAAACCATGGAAATGAAAGTGGATACGCTGCCCATTCGAAATTTACAATCTTATGTACAGGCTAACGGGCGTTTGGAAGTGCCTCCTCAAAATGAAGCTGCTGTTACGGCTATTATTGGCGCCAATATCTTTAGTATTCAGGTTATTGAAGGTGATCCCGTTAAAAAAGGACAGGTGTTGGCCTACCTAAGTCATCCTGATCTTATTCGTATGCAAACGGATTATGTTGGACACTGGAATCAATTGAATTACCTCGAAAAGGAATACAACAGGCAAAAGCGCCTCTACGATGAAAAGGTAGGGTCAGGAAAAGATTTCCAGAAGACTCAGGCCGATTATCAATCCAAGAAAGGGCTGGTTAAAGGTTTTGAAGCTCAGTTGCGGCAAATGGGTCTAGACATTGAAAGATTGCGCCAAAGCGATATTTACGAGCAAGTTCCAGTCATTAGCCCTATCGATGGGCATATTCGCTTGGTAGAGGTGAAAACTGGACAGTACGTTCAGGCCCATGAAGAGATGTTTGAAATTGTAAACATCGAGCACATCCATGCCGACCTTATGGTTTTTGAAAAAGACATGCATCTGGTGAAAGAAGGGCAAAAGGTGAAAATCAAGTTGGAGTCCTATGAAGGTCTTGAACTTGATGCAACGATTTATTCCGTTGGAAAGGCCTTTGAAGAAGATCCCAAGGCCATTCACTTGCATGCCGACATTGAAAACAAACAAGGTCATTTAATTCCTGGAACCTACGTAAGTGGCCGAATTCTCGTTGACGATAATCCCAGCTTAGCTCTACCCGAAGAAGCCTTGGTAAGAGAAGGGGACAAGTACTACCTGTTTATGGCCAAATACCAAAAAGAACGCTGGGCTTTCAAAGCAATTGAAGTGAAAACCGGAATTACAGATGCCGGCTGGACTGAGGTAAAACTCTATAAACCCTTAAAGCCAGGCACTCAAATAGCTTTGAACAACGCCTACTATCTATTGGCAGACTGGAAGAAAGAAGAAGCGGAGCATTCGCATTGA
- a CDS encoding antibiotic biosynthesis monooxygenase — translation MALVGNLEPPYYAVIFTSIRTNQAEEEYQELNDYISNLAVQQPGFLGMESARNNIGVTAVYWRDLESIQAWRANAEHAAAKKIGREKFYEAFHTRICKVEREYGWTKPKE, via the coding sequence ATGGCATTAGTTGGCAATCTGGAGCCGCCTTACTACGCGGTCATTTTTACCTCCATTCGTACCAATCAGGCGGAGGAGGAGTATCAGGAATTGAATGATTACATCAGCAATCTGGCCGTTCAGCAGCCTGGGTTTCTGGGAATGGAAAGTGCTCGCAACAACATTGGTGTTACGGCTGTCTATTGGCGCGATTTGGAATCCATTCAAGCCTGGCGGGCCAATGCTGAACATGCAGCTGCCAAGAAAATAGGACGAGAGAAGTTTTATGAGGCCTTTCATACACGAATCTGCAAGGTGGAGCGGGAGTATGGATGGACAAAACCAAAAGAATAG
- a CDS encoding RtcB family protein — translation MGHSKIRGKDLERIRYHSDRSKSLAIEILGKHFKRSTKKEKLFLLQDVLSNPTKYLDDPIWSRLAEEFAEPELETPQAQSYELRDEPKSYRVYGKKFIDQMTLRQMDQAMSLPVAEKGALMPDAHVGYGLPVGGVLATRNAVIPYGVGLDIGCRMCMTVYDVPANMLTGQRHAFKNALTKHTHFGIGKTQFSRRDHEVFDRTEFQDLEPLRHLKDKAYRQIGTSGSGNHFVEFGRVEISQEGTLGIPPGEYLGILSHSGSRGFGASIAQYYTQLARDLCHLPKTVQHLAWLDLDTEPGQEYWLAMNLAGDYARACHDVIHLNLSRELGLRPMTKVENHHNFAWKEEQQNGESFVVHRKGATPAQNGTLGIIPGSMTAPGYIVSGKGVSEALQSASHGAGRAMSRSKARSSFTRSDMKKMLNGLGIQLIGGGVDEAPKAYKDLEVVMKQQEELVRVEGKFYPKIVRMDKG, via the coding sequence ATGGGCCATTCTAAAATTAGAGGAAAGGATCTGGAGCGGATTCGATATCACTCGGATAGATCCAAAAGTTTAGCCATTGAAATTTTAGGCAAACACTTTAAGCGTTCCACCAAAAAAGAGAAGCTATTTCTACTTCAAGACGTTCTTTCAAATCCAACAAAATACCTGGACGATCCCATCTGGTCTCGTTTAGCAGAAGAATTTGCTGAACCGGAATTGGAAACTCCTCAAGCTCAATCGTATGAGCTGAGGGATGAACCAAAATCCTATCGGGTTTATGGCAAAAAGTTTATCGATCAAATGACCCTTCGGCAAATGGATCAGGCGATGAGTCTACCCGTGGCTGAAAAGGGTGCCCTAATGCCCGATGCGCATGTAGGCTATGGACTTCCAGTGGGCGGAGTATTGGCTACTCGTAATGCGGTTATACCTTACGGTGTAGGCTTGGATATAGGCTGTCGAATGTGTATGACAGTATACGATGTTCCGGCTAATATGCTTACCGGTCAGCGCCATGCTTTCAAAAACGCACTTACCAAGCACACCCATTTTGGAATTGGTAAAACCCAGTTTTCAAGAAGGGATCACGAGGTATTTGATCGCACTGAATTTCAGGACTTAGAACCTCTTCGCCATCTCAAGGACAAGGCCTACCGTCAGATTGGAACTTCCGGATCGGGAAACCATTTCGTGGAGTTTGGTCGGGTAGAAATTAGCCAAGAGGGAACCTTGGGAATACCTCCGGGTGAATACTTGGGAATTCTTTCTCATTCCGGTTCAAGGGGTTTTGGGGCGAGCATTGCTCAGTACTATACTCAGTTGGCACGTGATCTCTGTCATTTGCCGAAAACGGTTCAGCACCTGGCGTGGCTGGACCTGGATACGGAGCCGGGACAGGAATACTGGTTGGCGATGAATCTGGCCGGTGATTATGCCAGAGCTTGTCACGACGTGATTCACCTGAACCTCTCTCGAGAATTGGGACTAAGGCCAATGACCAAGGTAGAGAATCACCACAACTTCGCCTGGAAGGAGGAGCAACAAAATGGAGAATCATTCGTGGTTCACCGAAAAGGGGCGACACCAGCTCAAAACGGAACCTTGGGAATTATCCCCGGTTCTATGACGGCACCAGGATACATCGTTTCAGGAAAAGGAGTTTCGGAGGCTTTACAGTCAGCCTCTCATGGGGCAGGAAGAGCGATGAGCAGATCCAAGGCCCGATCGAGTTTTACCCGAAGTGACATGAAGAAAATGCTGAACGGATTGGGTATTCAATTGATCGGAGGTGGAGTGGACGAAGCTCCAAAAGCATACAAGGACTTGGAAGTAGTAATGAAACAACAAGAAGAATTGGTTCGCGTGGAGGGGAAGTTTTACCCCAAAATCGTACGAATGGATAAAGGATGA
- a CDS encoding peptide chain release factor H, with translation MEKYLQITSGRGPAECCWVVAQVLKFLLQDWRGKGLDCQVVHSEKGPENGTLFSALIAVKVKPEQLVWIREWEGSVLWIGQSRYRRHHKRKNWFIGIKMLEPPSEEALRDRDIEYQAIRSGGPGGQHVNKVSTAIRAKHLPSGISVVVSEHRSQWQNKKLARQRLEAEWLRVRQEELRIKTSADWQNHNELQRGNPVKIFTGMDFREKRKPVPGSKGNRARKDPHKDRRKNKGLGKREADWT, from the coding sequence ATGGAAAAGTACCTACAAATAACCTCGGGTAGAGGGCCTGCCGAATGCTGTTGGGTGGTTGCCCAAGTGCTCAAGTTTCTGCTTCAGGATTGGAGAGGGAAGGGGCTTGACTGCCAGGTGGTTCACTCGGAGAAGGGACCCGAAAATGGGACTTTGTTCTCGGCCTTGATCGCCGTGAAGGTGAAACCCGAACAATTGGTTTGGATTCGAGAGTGGGAAGGTTCTGTTCTCTGGATAGGTCAAAGTCGATATCGACGCCACCACAAACGCAAAAATTGGTTTATCGGAATCAAGATGCTTGAACCGCCTTCGGAAGAAGCCTTACGAGATCGAGATATTGAGTATCAGGCCATAAGAAGTGGAGGTCCTGGAGGACAACATGTCAACAAGGTGAGCACGGCTATTCGAGCCAAACACTTGCCTTCCGGCATTTCGGTAGTGGTATCCGAACACCGATCACAATGGCAGAATAAAAAGCTGGCAAGACAAAGACTGGAGGCAGAATGGCTTCGAGTGCGTCAAGAAGAATTAAGAATTAAAACAAGTGCCGATTGGCAAAATCATAACGAATTACAACGTGGAAATCCTGTTAAAATATTTACTGGAATGGACTTTCGGGAAAAGCGTAAGCCAGTACCCGGAAGCAAAGGCAATCGGGCGAGGAAAGACCCGCACAAAGATCGTCGGAAGAACAAAGGGTTAGGAAAAAGAGAGGCTGACTGGACATGA